One window of Marinobacterium aestuarii genomic DNA carries:
- a CDS encoding LysR family transcriptional regulator gives MNERDLRYFAAIAECGSLRRASEQLHISQPALTKCIGRLEEQLDARLFERRGRQIVLTPVGNVLVRRARNIIQSIDETQREVGDYAKGRIGHMRIGAAATLTEFLLPDALSELVELTPEVTMSLTIGMSDVLREALCQGDLDLVIGPAAESEEFDCQPIVKDQVVIVASRLHPLANQVGKLERLRDYRWVLPGLNVETRVWLEQTFKQLGLPAPRLQIEANSLALLPRLIAKTQLLSFISRRNLAKGEIGEQLVEIPFNETTMHRHFGLLTRHDSYISPACHSFMALLAKRSAAIFRG, from the coding sequence ATGAACGAACGAGATCTTCGTTATTTCGCCGCTATCGCTGAGTGCGGCAGTTTGCGACGGGCGTCGGAACAACTCCATATTTCACAACCCGCTCTGACTAAATGCATTGGTCGATTGGAAGAGCAGCTTGATGCGCGCCTCTTCGAGCGTCGAGGGCGGCAAATCGTTCTAACACCCGTTGGCAATGTGCTGGTTCGGCGCGCCCGTAATATCATCCAGAGCATCGATGAAACTCAGCGTGAAGTCGGCGACTATGCTAAGGGGCGAATAGGGCACATGCGCATCGGCGCAGCTGCGACGCTCACCGAGTTCTTGCTCCCGGATGCCCTAAGCGAGCTTGTCGAGTTAACACCTGAAGTCACCATGTCACTAACCATTGGCATGAGCGATGTGCTGCGTGAAGCCTTGTGCCAAGGCGATCTCGATTTGGTTATTGGTCCAGCAGCCGAAAGCGAAGAGTTTGACTGCCAGCCCATTGTTAAGGACCAGGTCGTGATTGTCGCCAGCCGACTGCATCCGCTGGCAAACCAGGTCGGCAAACTAGAACGGCTTCGCGATTACCGGTGGGTGCTGCCTGGCCTCAATGTGGAGACCCGGGTCTGGCTCGAGCAGACGTTCAAGCAACTTGGACTACCCGCCCCGCGGCTGCAGATCGAGGCGAACTCGCTCGCCTTGCTGCCACGCCTGATAGCCAAGACTCAACTGCTTAGCTTCATATCTCGGCGAAACCTGGCAAAAGGTGAGATCGGAGAACAGCTGGTAGAGATTCCGTTCAATGAGACAACCATGCATCGCCACTTTGGTCTGTTGACGCGGCATGACAGCTACATATCGCCCGCCTGTCACAGTTTCATGGCACTGCTCGCCAAGCGGAGTGCAGCCATTTTTCGCGGGTGA
- a CDS encoding hydroxyacid dehydrogenase has translation MSYTILITAPALAPAGRQLLEARGCETIYIQDQADVKRLEECLSNRRIDAVISRTMQLTSTMIDSCSTLKVISKHGVGVSNIDLEAARGHGIAVLSTPGANTQSVVEFSIGLMLASARFIAFCDSSMKSGKWERIDKGIQLAGRTLGLVGFGQIGRGVARIANAMGMQVLVFDPALSDAQANNLGVERISSIDKLLPRSQVLSLHCPAKHGAPPLLDASRLALLPRGAVVINTARGELIDEQALAAALRSGQLAAAGLDTFVCEPLPADSPLRQLENVLITPHVAGSTPDALAAMAEGAVRNALEYLDQHP, from the coding sequence ATGAGCTACACAATACTCATAACGGCTCCGGCATTAGCGCCGGCCGGTCGGCAGCTGCTCGAGGCACGAGGCTGTGAAACAATCTACATTCAGGATCAAGCTGACGTTAAGAGGCTGGAGGAATGCCTTTCCAACCGCAGGATTGATGCTGTTATTTCAAGGACCATGCAGCTGACGTCCACAATGATTGACTCATGCTCGACACTGAAGGTGATATCCAAACACGGTGTTGGTGTTAGTAATATTGACCTCGAAGCAGCACGCGGCCATGGGATCGCAGTGCTTTCGACACCCGGGGCCAATACCCAGTCCGTCGTCGAGTTTTCCATTGGATTGATGCTCGCCAGTGCTCGCTTTATTGCGTTCTGCGATAGCTCGATGAAATCGGGCAAATGGGAGCGTATCGACAAAGGTATTCAGCTGGCCGGACGAACGCTCGGCTTGGTCGGTTTTGGTCAGATTGGTCGTGGAGTGGCACGGATTGCAAACGCCATGGGTATGCAGGTGTTGGTCTTCGACCCAGCTCTGAGTGATGCGCAAGCGAACAATCTGGGCGTCGAGCGGATTTCCTCCATCGATAAACTGCTGCCACGCAGTCAAGTACTCAGCCTGCACTGCCCTGCCAAGCACGGCGCGCCGCCACTGCTGGATGCATCTCGTTTGGCCCTGTTGCCACGAGGCGCAGTAGTGATCAATACAGCACGTGGCGAATTGATAGACGAGCAGGCACTGGCAGCGGCCCTCAGAAGCGGGCAACTGGCGGCAGCAGGGCTTGACACCTTTGTCTGTGAGCCGCTGCCCGCCGACAGCCCTTTGCGACAGCTTGAAAATGTTCTGATTACACCTCACGTCGCCGGCTCTACACCGGATGCGTTGGCCGCCATGGCCGAGGGAGCCGTCCGCAACGCCCTCGAATACCTGGATCAGCATCCCTAG
- a CDS encoding RraA family protein: MSNPVWPKGFMINPRPESLDPELLAAYRKVPSAHASDCLGRLTGGLGLRAYHNDIGLTMCGMALTVRIRPGDNLMIHKAMLMAQPGDIIVVDGAGDLTQAVMGGLMRTTALTRRIGGLVINGAIRDVAEWAEGELPVYALGHVHRGPSKTGPGEVNVPVACAGMAVTPGDLIIGDADGVVSVPRDALSDLLPLVKAHAEHEDKIRQVNREKGGDEVRFAELLRSLGCPV; this comes from the coding sequence ATGAGCAACCCAGTTTGGCCGAAAGGCTTCATGATCAACCCACGCCCGGAATCCCTCGACCCCGAGTTGCTGGCGGCCTACCGTAAGGTGCCAAGCGCTCACGCCAGCGATTGCCTGGGTCGTCTCACCGGAGGATTGGGGTTGCGCGCCTATCACAACGACATTGGGTTAACGATGTGTGGCATGGCTCTGACGGTACGTATACGTCCGGGCGATAACCTGATGATTCACAAGGCTATGCTGATGGCGCAGCCCGGCGACATAATCGTCGTCGACGGTGCTGGCGACCTGACCCAGGCGGTAATGGGAGGCCTTATGCGGACCACCGCATTGACCCGCCGTATTGGAGGACTGGTGATCAACGGCGCAATCCGCGATGTGGCGGAATGGGCGGAAGGCGAGCTGCCTGTCTATGCCCTCGGGCATGTTCATCGCGGCCCTAGCAAGACTGGCCCAGGCGAGGTCAACGTCCCGGTCGCCTGTGCCGGCATGGCCGTTACGCCGGGCGATCTGATCATCGGTGACGCTGACGGTGTCGTATCGGTCCCACGGGACGCTCTGTCTGACTTGTTACCGCTGGTGAAAGCCCATGCTGAGCATGAGGATAAAATACGCCAAGTAAACCGCGAGAAGGGCGGTGACGAGGTGCGCTTCGCAGAGTTATTACGCTCACTCGGCTGTCCGGTCTAG
- a CDS encoding isocitrate/isopropylmalate family dehydrogenase, which produces MASVTKSNAQRHSMVFWDEMTDRVAADYPDVQVTRYHVDAIAARMITNPETLDVVVASNLFGDILTDIGAAIQGGLGFAASANINPLSAGPGMFEPVHGSAPDIMGKGLANPLATLWAGALMLQHMGETAGAAALMTAIETVTGAGAGTPDMGGSLSTAELAQAVQSVL; this is translated from the coding sequence CTGGCCTCGGTTACCAAGTCCAACGCCCAGCGCCACAGCATGGTGTTCTGGGATGAAATGACCGACCGTGTTGCCGCCGATTACCCGGATGTTCAGGTCACCCGCTACCACGTCGATGCCATTGCCGCTCGCATGATCACGAATCCCGAGACCCTGGATGTGGTGGTCGCCTCTAACCTGTTCGGCGACATCCTCACCGATATCGGCGCCGCGATCCAGGGCGGGCTGGGCTTTGCTGCATCGGCCAATATCAACCCGCTCAGCGCAGGGCCCGGGATGTTCGAGCCGGTGCACGGCTCGGCTCCCGATATTATGGGCAAGGGGCTGGCCAACCCGCTGGCGACCCTATGGGCCGGTGCCCTGATGCTGCAGCATATGGGTGAAACCGCCGGTGCCGCGGCGCTGATGACCGCTATCGAAACGGTGACCGGCGCCGGTGCTGGGACCCCAGACATGGGGGGAAGCCTCAGCACAGCGGAACTCGCCCAGGCGGTGCAGTCCGTGCTCTGA